Sequence from the Colletotrichum higginsianum IMI 349063 chromosome 6, whole genome shotgun sequence genome:
GTGACGCTCTCCGGGATGGccgatggatggatggcacAATAGAGTAACAAATGGCGTTTTCACCCTAAAAGTTGTGCAGAGGCTGGACAGTAATGTCAAATTGTTGATTCCCTCATTTGTGGACTCTGCATCTGAGTATTATGCTCTGAACCCCGTGGATGTCGCACCAGCAACCCGCCTGCGACGTATGTGGAGAGTACCTCATACACTCTTGGGTTTGCGTGTGCGCTGATGGGATGCAAGGCCGGAGTGGCGGGCGAAAGCCGACCGACCTCGCTTGGCCGGAGATAGGGCCGGACGCGGATGATCAACCCCCTCGCTCGCTCCTTCAACACACATACATGAGCTGGCACATGACTCAACCGACCACGCGACCAACTTGCAAACGACCAAGAATTCGAGAACATCTACCCGTCAAGGTGTCGAAGCACACAGTTCCGAAAAAGTGACATTGGTCTGAGTTTGGCCGCAACATTATCGCTCACTCCATCTACATGTACTCCTTCGCCCTCCACATCTAGGGCTGAATAGGAAGACGACCATGACGGGCGCAACCCTCCAACCAGGCCAAGCCGACCTCCCCTCGGCCAAGAGCACTGCGTCCTATTGGCACCGCGAGCCCTCAGCggcgctcctcggccagaGGACCACCGGTGCCTTGCCCCCGACTGCAGACATCGTCGTTATTGGTAGCGGCATCACGGGCGCCTTCGCCACCAAGGAGCTGCTAGAGCGGCAGGCGGGGAAGACGGTACTTCTCCTCGAGGCGCGGGAGATCTGTTGGGGTGCTACCGGGCGGGTGAGCCAACCTTTTCCTATTTTTCTGATTGCGTCTTGCGGGTGGTTCTTAATTCATTGGTCATTGTTTTCATGAGCATCTCATCGTTCATCCACCACCGTGATGCATAAATCCAACTGCAACCGCTCGGGAAACTAAATCCACCACTCACAGAACGGCGGCCACTGCCAGCCAGTGGCCTACAAccccaacaccaccatcgcGGACTTTGAGCTCCGCAACTACACCCATCTCGCCGACCTtatcgccgccaacgccatccCTTGCGACTGGGTGCCCCTACAGGGCGTCCACGCCCTCCTGACGCCGgacctcgtcaccgccgccgcggagcAGATCGCGGCGCTGCCGCCTCGCCTTTCGGGGCTTGCGAGGCTGGTCACCGACCCGGGGGAACTGAGAACCCTAAAGGTCCCCAATGCGGCGGGCGCTGTCGTGCaggagagggcggcgagcgTGTGGCCCTACAAGCTCGTCGCGTGGATCTTCGAGGATCTGCTGCGACGCTTCGGGCCCGGTCCTCGGTCAAAGTCCGGGTCCGGGGCGGAGACGACAGAATCGGAGAATGGGTGGTTCAACATTCAAACCAACACTCCCGTGACCCGCCTCCAGCGCCTACCCAGCAGCGGCCGcacctcttctccctccgGCGAGGCATCGTGGGTCGTCCACACGGACCGCGGGCAGGTCGCCGCTAGTAAAGTCCTCCTTGCATCCAACGCCTACACGAGCCGGCTCCTCCCCTCGTTTGCagacctcgtcgtccccgtGCGGGGGCAGGTCGCCGCGCTCCTGCCCGAGCCCCGCGCTGAGCTGGGGCGGAGCTACGTGTTCATGGCGAGCTCCGACGCTGCCAGGGGCGAGCCAAACCAGGACGACTACCTGATCCAGCGGCCCAGTCCCGGGCTGGAACTGATCCTCGGTGGCGGGCGGGCGCGCGGCGCGTCAAGGGGCGTGGGTGTttcggacgacgacaaggtcgaCCCTGTCGTCGCGGCGTACCTGCGTCGGGCCGGGGTGACGAATGTCGACCTGAGGCCTGGGGAGAGGGGCGAGGCCGGTGGCCCCAAGGAAGAGCTGAGGGCGAGCTATGAGTGGACGGGCATCATGGCCTTCTCGCGCGACGGGCGGCCATgggtcggcgccgtgccGTCAGGtcccgtcctcggcggcggagacggaTTGTGGGTCTGTGCTGGGTACACGGGGCACGGCATGCCGCAGGCGGCGCTGTGCGGGCGCGCGGTGGCCGGGATGATGACCGGATCGCGGGGCCTCGAGCTGGGCATCCCGGCCGAGTTCTTGGTCAGCGAGGAGagggccgagaaggccagGGCCTTGCCTTCGATCAAGGAGATGGACGATCTGGACATGTTCCTCCTGTAGCCTCGTGGCCCCAGAGCCCCGAAACCCCCGTTTTCGCCGCTTGCGATAGGCGTCTTGTGTAAGACTACGGTGGCGACCTGCCGAGCATCTGGATCACCGCGCGAAGAATGGACGGCAGGGGGGTGGAAAAGGAATGTTTGGGCGCAGAgcgagacttggccgcaccgTGAGGCGGACACTGCTCGAGATCTCCGGGGAGGCGCCGAAGagggcggtggaggagggaaTGCTGAGGCTAGCTCGCCGGTCCCAGGGCAATCTGGATTGTTGCTTAGCGAGACACTCTGGGGAAGGTGTGTAGGGTTCATCAGCACACATTCTCATTGTGCAGCCACAGTGTAAACTGCGATTCAGGATGCTACTATCTCCTGTTTCTCGACGTCACCTGAGCCAGTCGCTGGAATGTAGTATCTGTTGCCTCTGAATAGACAGCGCCCGGGCTG
This genomic interval carries:
- a CDS encoding FAD dependent oxidoreductase is translated as MTGATLQPGQADLPSAKSTASYWHREPSAALLGQRTTGALPPTADIVVIGSGITGAFATKELLERQAGKTVLLLEAREICWGATGRNGGHCQPVAYNPNTTIADFELRNYTHLADLIAANAIPCDWVPLQGVHALLTPDLVTAAAEQIAALPPRLSGLARLVTDPGELRTLKVPNAAGAVVQERAASVWPYKLVAWIFEDLLRRFGPGPRSKSGSGAETTESENGWFNIQTNTPVTRLQRLPSSGRTSSPSGEASWVVHTDRGQVAASKVLLASNAYTSRLLPSFADLVVPVRGQVAALLPEPRAELGRSYVFMASSDAARGEPNQDDYLIQRPSPGLELILGGGRARGASRGVGVSDDDKVDPVVAAYLRRAGVTNVDLRPGERGEAGGPKEELRASYEWTGIMAFSRDGRPWVGAVPSGPVLGGGDGLWVCAGYTGHGMPQAALCGRAVAGMMTGSRGLELGIPAEFLVSEERAEKARALPSIKEMDDLDMFLL